In the Ciconia boyciana chromosome 23, ASM3463844v1, whole genome shotgun sequence genome, one interval contains:
- the BCL2L15 gene encoding bcl-2-like protein 15 isoform X1: MQAGLCRPIDAAVSSQSEERDEMFSESSDLPCLLLAAWEEGAAGTRSGRERPQGCPWRNGSGDELRLGHEAAEVGGKRPGQTHECVPSAGEPPAGFDPVVVASRLRRMGDQCNVDFERVSSEALAEVLRGKMEKFGAAVESLSRSWINQNPELVYGRVFLSVSVKLLMYLAKKVSDKVNHKQLSEVINGNSQVRSYIEDCGGWGNVDN; encoded by the exons ATGCAGGCAGGACTTTGCCGTCCGATCGATGCTGCTGTGTCATCGCAGTCAGAAGAGAGAGATGAGATGTTTTCTGAGTCCTCTGACCTTCCTTGCTTGCTTCTGGCAGCCTGGGAGGAAGGGGCTGCCGGCACCCGGAGCGGTAGAGAGAGGCCTCAGGGATGCCCTTGGAGGAACGGGAGTGGGGATGAACTGAGACTGGGGCATGAAGCAGCTGAGGTGGGAGGAAAGAGACCTGGACAAACCCATG AGTGTGTGCCGTCTGCCGGAGAGCCTCCAGCCGGGTTTGACCCAGTCGTGGTCGCCAGTCGCCTGCGGCGGATGGGGGACCAGTGCAACGTGGATTTTGAACGGGTTTCCTCAGAGGCGCTTGCTGAAGTGCTCAGGGGAAAG ATGGAGAAGTTTGGGGCTGCCGTGGAATCtctcagcaggagctggattAACCAGAACCCCGAGCTGGTCTACGGGAgagtttttctctctgtttctgtgaaatTGCTAATGTATCTTGCTAAGAAAGTCTCAGATAAGGTGAATCACAAACAACTCAGTGAAGTGATTAATGGAAATTCTCAAGTGAGAAGCTACATTGAGGACTGCGGCGGATGG gGGAACGTGGACAATTGA
- the BCL2L15 gene encoding bcl-2-like protein 15 isoform X2 — protein sequence MATFEEQTECIVEALFSDLLGEDGSDCRSLETDSGECVPSAGEPPAGFDPVVVASRLRRMGDQCNVDFERVSSEALAEVLRGKMEKFGAAVESLSRSWINQNPELVYGRVFLSVSVKLLMYLAKKVSDKVNHKQLSEVINGNSQVRSYIEDCGGWGNVDN from the exons ATGGCAACCTTCGAGGAGCAGACGGAGTGCATTGTGGAAGCCTTGTTCTCTGACCTCCTAGGTGAAGATGGGAGCGACTGCCGGAGCCTGGAGACAGACTCGGGAG AGTGTGTGCCGTCTGCCGGAGAGCCTCCAGCCGGGTTTGACCCAGTCGTGGTCGCCAGTCGCCTGCGGCGGATGGGGGACCAGTGCAACGTGGATTTTGAACGGGTTTCCTCAGAGGCGCTTGCTGAAGTGCTCAGGGGAAAG ATGGAGAAGTTTGGGGCTGCCGTGGAATCtctcagcaggagctggattAACCAGAACCCCGAGCTGGTCTACGGGAgagtttttctctctgtttctgtgaaatTGCTAATGTATCTTGCTAAGAAAGTCTCAGATAAGGTGAATCACAAACAACTCAGTGAAGTGATTAATGGAAATTCTCAAGTGAGAAGCTACATTGAGGACTGCGGCGGATGG gGGAACGTGGACAATTGA